A stretch of the Cucurbita pepo subsp. pepo cultivar mu-cu-16 chromosome LG16, ASM280686v2, whole genome shotgun sequence genome encodes the following:
- the LOC111777667 gene encoding U-box domain-containing protein 4-like isoform X2 gives MGVSLLKVLLRHISSFLQLSSTDFINLQPTLKYFHKIEGIFKLLRPILDAVVDSDIASDEELTKAFEELDHSIDELRALFENWQPLSSKVYFVLQSEALISKIGKSCLDIFQLFQSSNENLPEELSSSSLEHCVQKIKHFGKEEISSVIKDAIGNEVEGIAPSSDVLVKLADFLSLRSNQEILIEAVALEKLKESAEQAENTEEAEGIDQMIALVTHMHERFIMINQSQNSSPVSIPADFCCPLSLELMTDPVIVASGQTYERVFIKNWIDLGLNVCPKTRQTLVHTNLIPNYTVKALIANWCETNNVKLSDPSRSVNLNQLSPVLAGNFESDTHREPIFPHSPGYQPMSPQSTRSAGSGKNMNSLGVSYRDGSSSLLSHSFSEDSLSNDAGDEREIDVSRLLLSSSEDQMAKLEENGYDLVAKPSTSPSKANVPDTSGEDEPSHSHNRTASTSSAVSNTNLSQGTSGEPNESVSDAAGESKSEPLAATSTTNHREPDREHPPRLADPRSQGNTMWLRPSERFASKMIAPSANETRPDLSAIEAQVQKVVEELKSSSLETLRGATAELRLLARHNMDNRIVIAQSGAIEYLVDLLLSADSKLQENAVTALLNLSINDNNKNVIAQANAIEPLIHVLKTGSPEAKENSAATLFSLSVIEENKVKIGRSGAIGPLVELLGNGTPRGKKDAATALFNLSIFHENKARIVQAGAVRHLVELMDPAAGMVDKAVAVLANLTTIPEGRSAIGQEGGIPVLVEVVELGSGRGKENAAAALLQLCTTSSRHCSMVLQEGAVPPLVALSQSGTARAKEKAQALLSHFRSQRHGNSGRG, from the exons ATGGGGGTATCATTACTCAAAGTACTCCTCAGACatatttcatcatttcttcaactttcatCTACTGACTTCATAAATTTACAACCTACTCTGAAGTACTTCCACAAAATAGAAGGGATCTTCAAACTATTGAGACCAATACTAGATGCAGTTGTTGATTCAGATATAGCTTCCGATGAAGAGCTTACTAAGGCGTTTGAAGAACTCGATCATTCAATTGATGAACTAAGGGCGCTCTTCGAAAATTGGCAACCGTTGTCGAGTAAAGTATACTTT GTATTGCAAAGTGAAGCATTGATATCAAAGATTGGGAAATCTTGCTTAGATATATTCCAGCTTTTTCAGTCTTCAAATGAAAATCTTCCGGAGGAATTGAGTTCATCATCTCTTGAG CACTGCGTCCAAAAAATTAAGCATTTTGGAAAGGAAGAAATATCTTCCGTTATTAAAGATGCCATAGGGAATGAAGTAGAGGGCATTGCACCCAGCTCAGATGTTTTGGTGAAACTTGCGGATTTTCTGAGCTTGAGATCAAATCAGGAGATCTTAATTGAGGCTGTAGCACTTGAAAAGTTGAAAGAGAGTGCAGAACAAGCTGAAAATACTGAAGAAGCTGAGGGCATTGATCAAATGATTGCTCTTGTAACCCATATGCATGAACGGTTTATTATGATAAATCAATCCCAAAATTCTAGTCCTGTATCAATACCTGCTGATTTCTGCTGTCCTCTTTCTCTCGAACTGATGACAGATCCAGTTATTGTAGCATCGGGGCAGACGTACGAGAgggtatttattaaaaattggatCGATCTGGGGCTCAATGTTTGCCCGAAGACTAGACAGACGTTGGTTCACACGAATCTTATACCAAATTACACTGTTAAGGCTCTGATTGCAAACTGGTGTGAGACAAACAATGTAAAATTGTCTGATCCCTCGAGGTCGGTGAACTTAAACCAGCTTTCGCCTGTTCTCGCTGGGAACTTTGAGTCTGATACCCATCGAGAGCCCATTTTTCCTCATTCCCCTGGTTACCAACCGATGTCCCCGCAGTCAACCAGGTCTGCAGGTTCAGGAAAGAACATGAACTCGCTTGGGGTAAGCTATCGAGATGGAAGTTCTTCTTTGCTCTCCCACTCTTTCTCTGAGGATTCCTTATCAAATGATGCTGGTGATGAACGTGAGATTGATGTTAGTAGACTGTTGCTATCAAGCTCGGAAGATCAAATGGccaaattggaagaaaatggttaCGATTTGGTCGCTAAACCGTCTACGTCACCATCTAAAGCCAATGTTCCAGATACCAGTGGTGAGGATGAACCGTCTCATAGTCATAACAGGACCGCCTCCACCTCTAGTGCAGTCTCGAATACTAATCTCTCTCAAGGAACTTCAGGGGAACCCAATGAATCTGTCAGTGATGCTGCTGGGGAGAGTAAATCAGAGCCCTTGGCTGCTACCTCGACTACCAACCACAGAGAACCAGATCGGGAGCATCCACCGAGACTAGCTGACCCAAGATCTCAAGGTAATACAATGTGGCTCCGACCATCAGAGAGGTTTGCTTCTAAGATGATTGCACCATCTGCTAATGAGACGAGGCCTGATCTTTCTGCTATTGAAGCACAAGTTCAGAAAGTGGTAGAGGAATTAAAGAGCAGTTCACTTGAAACTTTAAGAGGAGCTACGGCTGAACTGCGGCTACTGGCCAGACATAACATGGATAATCGAATAGTGATCGCTCAATCCGGGGCCATCGAATATTTGGTTGATTTGCTCCTGTCTGCAGACTCGAAGCTACAGGAGAATGCTGTGACAGCTCTTCTAAACTTATCGATCAatgataataacaaaaatgtcATTGCCCAGGCTAATGCAATTGAACCATTGATTCATGTTCTTAAAACTGGGAGCCCAGAAGCAAAGGAGAACTCAGCAGCAACTCTTTTTAGCCTCTCAGTGATTGAAGAGAACAAGGTCAAAATTGGAAGGTCTGGAGCAATAGGACCTCTAGTTGAATTACTGGGTAATGGAACTCCCAGGGGAAAGAAGGATGCAGCTACagctttgtttaatttgtcgATATTCCACGAGAACAAGGCTAGAATCGTACAAGCTGGAGCTGTGAGGCATCTTGTGGAGCTGATGGACCCAGCTGCAGGAATGGTTGACAAGGCTGTTGCTGTGTTGGCAAATCTCACCACGATTCCCGAGGGTCGGTCTGCAATTGGTCAGGAAGGTGGAATTCCTGTTCTTGTCGAGGTCGTCGAGTTGGGTTCTgggagaggaaaggaaaatGCAGCAGCAGCATTATTGCAGCTTTGCACAACAAGCAGTAGGCATTGCAGTATGGTGCTCCAAGAAGGAGCCGTGCCACCATTAGTGGCATTGTCTCAATCTGGCACTGCTAGAGCCAAAGAAAAG GCTCAAGCGCTTCTTAGCCATTTCAGAAGCCAGAGACATGGGAATTCGGGAAGAgggtaa
- the LOC111777667 gene encoding U-box domain-containing protein 4-like isoform X1, whose amino-acid sequence MASSMICFRCGYEGHTAKYGTGKGTKNPVESPRGPDSGERTVQTCSQAKANASTSRDAGTSNTVVTGAMGVSLLKVLLRHISSFLQLSSTDFINLQPTLKYFHKIEGIFKLLRPILDAVVDSDIASDEELTKAFEELDHSIDELRALFENWQPLSSKVYFVLQSEALISKIGKSCLDIFQLFQSSNENLPEELSSSSLEHCVQKIKHFGKEEISSVIKDAIGNEVEGIAPSSDVLVKLADFLSLRSNQEILIEAVALEKLKESAEQAENTEEAEGIDQMIALVTHMHERFIMINQSQNSSPVSIPADFCCPLSLELMTDPVIVASGQTYERVFIKNWIDLGLNVCPKTRQTLVHTNLIPNYTVKALIANWCETNNVKLSDPSRSVNLNQLSPVLAGNFESDTHREPIFPHSPGYQPMSPQSTRSAGSGKNMNSLGVSYRDGSSSLLSHSFSEDSLSNDAGDEREIDVSRLLLSSSEDQMAKLEENGYDLVAKPSTSPSKANVPDTSGEDEPSHSHNRTASTSSAVSNTNLSQGTSGEPNESVSDAAGESKSEPLAATSTTNHREPDREHPPRLADPRSQGNTMWLRPSERFASKMIAPSANETRPDLSAIEAQVQKVVEELKSSSLETLRGATAELRLLARHNMDNRIVIAQSGAIEYLVDLLLSADSKLQENAVTALLNLSINDNNKNVIAQANAIEPLIHVLKTGSPEAKENSAATLFSLSVIEENKVKIGRSGAIGPLVELLGNGTPRGKKDAATALFNLSIFHENKARIVQAGAVRHLVELMDPAAGMVDKAVAVLANLTTIPEGRSAIGQEGGIPVLVEVVELGSGRGKENAAAALLQLCTTSSRHCSMVLQEGAVPPLVALSQSGTARAKEKAQALLSHFRSQRHGNSGRG is encoded by the exons ATGGCAAGTTCGATGATATGTTTCAGATGTGGTTATGAAGGTCACACAGCCAAATACGGTACTGGGAAGGGTACCAAGAATCCAGTAGAATCACCTAGAGGTCCAGACAGTGGCGAGCGAACTGTGCAAACCTGCTCGCAGGCAAAGgcaaatgcatctactagtaGAGACGCTGGAACATCTAACACCGTGGTGACAG GTGCAATGGGGGTATCATTACTCAAAGTACTCCTCAGACatatttcatcatttcttcaactttcatCTACTGACTTCATAAATTTACAACCTACTCTGAAGTACTTCCACAAAATAGAAGGGATCTTCAAACTATTGAGACCAATACTAGATGCAGTTGTTGATTCAGATATAGCTTCCGATGAAGAGCTTACTAAGGCGTTTGAAGAACTCGATCATTCAATTGATGAACTAAGGGCGCTCTTCGAAAATTGGCAACCGTTGTCGAGTAAAGTATACTTT GTATTGCAAAGTGAAGCATTGATATCAAAGATTGGGAAATCTTGCTTAGATATATTCCAGCTTTTTCAGTCTTCAAATGAAAATCTTCCGGAGGAATTGAGTTCATCATCTCTTGAG CACTGCGTCCAAAAAATTAAGCATTTTGGAAAGGAAGAAATATCTTCCGTTATTAAAGATGCCATAGGGAATGAAGTAGAGGGCATTGCACCCAGCTCAGATGTTTTGGTGAAACTTGCGGATTTTCTGAGCTTGAGATCAAATCAGGAGATCTTAATTGAGGCTGTAGCACTTGAAAAGTTGAAAGAGAGTGCAGAACAAGCTGAAAATACTGAAGAAGCTGAGGGCATTGATCAAATGATTGCTCTTGTAACCCATATGCATGAACGGTTTATTATGATAAATCAATCCCAAAATTCTAGTCCTGTATCAATACCTGCTGATTTCTGCTGTCCTCTTTCTCTCGAACTGATGACAGATCCAGTTATTGTAGCATCGGGGCAGACGTACGAGAgggtatttattaaaaattggatCGATCTGGGGCTCAATGTTTGCCCGAAGACTAGACAGACGTTGGTTCACACGAATCTTATACCAAATTACACTGTTAAGGCTCTGATTGCAAACTGGTGTGAGACAAACAATGTAAAATTGTCTGATCCCTCGAGGTCGGTGAACTTAAACCAGCTTTCGCCTGTTCTCGCTGGGAACTTTGAGTCTGATACCCATCGAGAGCCCATTTTTCCTCATTCCCCTGGTTACCAACCGATGTCCCCGCAGTCAACCAGGTCTGCAGGTTCAGGAAAGAACATGAACTCGCTTGGGGTAAGCTATCGAGATGGAAGTTCTTCTTTGCTCTCCCACTCTTTCTCTGAGGATTCCTTATCAAATGATGCTGGTGATGAACGTGAGATTGATGTTAGTAGACTGTTGCTATCAAGCTCGGAAGATCAAATGGccaaattggaagaaaatggttaCGATTTGGTCGCTAAACCGTCTACGTCACCATCTAAAGCCAATGTTCCAGATACCAGTGGTGAGGATGAACCGTCTCATAGTCATAACAGGACCGCCTCCACCTCTAGTGCAGTCTCGAATACTAATCTCTCTCAAGGAACTTCAGGGGAACCCAATGAATCTGTCAGTGATGCTGCTGGGGAGAGTAAATCAGAGCCCTTGGCTGCTACCTCGACTACCAACCACAGAGAACCAGATCGGGAGCATCCACCGAGACTAGCTGACCCAAGATCTCAAGGTAATACAATGTGGCTCCGACCATCAGAGAGGTTTGCTTCTAAGATGATTGCACCATCTGCTAATGAGACGAGGCCTGATCTTTCTGCTATTGAAGCACAAGTTCAGAAAGTGGTAGAGGAATTAAAGAGCAGTTCACTTGAAACTTTAAGAGGAGCTACGGCTGAACTGCGGCTACTGGCCAGACATAACATGGATAATCGAATAGTGATCGCTCAATCCGGGGCCATCGAATATTTGGTTGATTTGCTCCTGTCTGCAGACTCGAAGCTACAGGAGAATGCTGTGACAGCTCTTCTAAACTTATCGATCAatgataataacaaaaatgtcATTGCCCAGGCTAATGCAATTGAACCATTGATTCATGTTCTTAAAACTGGGAGCCCAGAAGCAAAGGAGAACTCAGCAGCAACTCTTTTTAGCCTCTCAGTGATTGAAGAGAACAAGGTCAAAATTGGAAGGTCTGGAGCAATAGGACCTCTAGTTGAATTACTGGGTAATGGAACTCCCAGGGGAAAGAAGGATGCAGCTACagctttgtttaatttgtcgATATTCCACGAGAACAAGGCTAGAATCGTACAAGCTGGAGCTGTGAGGCATCTTGTGGAGCTGATGGACCCAGCTGCAGGAATGGTTGACAAGGCTGTTGCTGTGTTGGCAAATCTCACCACGATTCCCGAGGGTCGGTCTGCAATTGGTCAGGAAGGTGGAATTCCTGTTCTTGTCGAGGTCGTCGAGTTGGGTTCTgggagaggaaaggaaaatGCAGCAGCAGCATTATTGCAGCTTTGCACAACAAGCAGTAGGCATTGCAGTATGGTGCTCCAAGAAGGAGCCGTGCCACCATTAGTGGCATTGTCTCAATCTGGCACTGCTAGAGCCAAAGAAAAG GCTCAAGCGCTTCTTAGCCATTTCAGAAGCCAGAGACATGGGAATTCGGGAAGAgggtaa